The Williamsia sp. DF01-3 genome has a window encoding:
- a CDS encoding protein glxC codes for MAPSVTETPNAVATADDTAEITTFDLLSTTVRSVNETLQSLQAPNQSVITAPQGAHALACGLDKDIDVTIEGHVGYYCAGMNQQATVTINGNAGVGLAENMMSGTVRVTGDASQSAGATAHGGLLVIEGNAAARCGISMKGADIVVGGNIGHMSAFMGQAGRLVVCGDAGEALGDSLYEARIYVRGTVASLGADCIKKEMRDEHLAELGDLLATAGIDADPADFTRYGSARQLYNFHVDNAAAY; via the coding sequence ATGGCACCGTCAGTGACCGAGACGCCGAACGCCGTCGCCACAGCGGACGACACCGCTGAGATCACGACGTTCGATCTGCTGTCCACCACCGTCCGTTCGGTCAACGAGACCCTGCAGTCCCTGCAGGCGCCGAACCAGTCGGTCATCACGGCGCCGCAAGGTGCTCACGCCCTGGCCTGTGGACTCGACAAGGACATCGACGTCACCATCGAAGGACACGTCGGCTACTACTGCGCCGGTATGAACCAGCAGGCCACCGTCACGATCAACGGGAACGCCGGTGTCGGGCTGGCCGAGAACATGATGTCCGGGACCGTACGGGTCACCGGCGACGCCTCGCAGTCGGCCGGAGCCACCGCCCACGGCGGCCTGCTCGTCATCGAGGGCAATGCCGCAGCGCGTTGCGGGATCTCGATGAAGGGCGCCGACATCGTGGTCGGCGGCAACATCGGCCACATGAGCGCCTTCATGGGCCAGGCCGGACGCCTTGTCGTCTGCGGCGACGCCGGCGAAGCCCTTGGTGATTCGCTGTACGAGGCCCGTATCTACGTCCGCGGCACGGTCGCATCGCTGGGTGCCGACTGCATCAAGAAGGAGATGCGTGATGAGCACCTCGCCGAACTGGGTGACCTGCTCGCCACCGCAGGCATCGACGCCGATCCCGCCGACTTCACCCGCTATGGCTCCGCCCGGCAGCTCTACAACTTCCACGTCGACAACGCCGCGGCGTACTGA
- a CDS encoding FMN-binding glutamate synthase family protein, with translation MTYNPTLRESATFDRGVIAEIQRAADTGIYDIRGWGAKRKLPHFDDLLFLGASMSRYPLEGYRERCDTDVVLGDRNAKFPLHLDIPITIAGMSFGALSGQAKEALGRGASEVGTSTTTGDGGMTPEERGQSKNLVYQYLPSRYGMNPDDLRKADAIEIVLGQGAKPGGGGMLLGQKITERVAGMRTLPMGVDQRSACRHPDWTGPDDLAIKIIELREITNWEKPIYVKVGATRTYYDVKLAVKAGADVVVVDGMQGGTAATQDVFIEHVGIPTLAAIPQAVQALQEMGQHRRSSGARGESGSVQLIVSGGIRSGADVAKAMALGADAVAIGTAALIALGDNNPRYAKEYQELGSDAGFYDDFQAGRDPAGITTQDPELSKNLDPVEGGRRLANYLRVLTMEAQTLARACGKSHLRNLEPEDLVALTVESSAMARVPLAGTTWIPGKM, from the coding sequence ATGACCTACAACCCGACCTTGCGTGAATCGGCCACCTTCGACAGAGGCGTCATCGCCGAAATCCAACGGGCCGCCGACACCGGCATCTACGACATCCGCGGCTGGGGAGCCAAACGCAAACTCCCCCACTTCGACGACCTGCTGTTCCTGGGCGCGTCGATGTCGCGATACCCACTCGAGGGGTACCGCGAACGCTGCGACACCGACGTGGTTCTCGGTGACCGCAACGCGAAGTTCCCGCTGCACCTGGACATCCCGATCACCATCGCAGGCATGAGTTTTGGTGCACTGTCGGGTCAGGCCAAGGAAGCCCTGGGCCGGGGTGCCAGTGAAGTGGGCACCTCGACCACCACCGGCGACGGCGGCATGACCCCCGAAGAGCGCGGTCAGTCGAAGAACCTGGTGTACCAGTACCTTCCGTCGCGGTACGGCATGAACCCCGACGACCTGCGCAAGGCCGACGCGATCGAAATCGTGCTCGGTCAGGGCGCGAAGCCCGGTGGCGGCGGAATGCTCCTGGGACAGAAGATCACCGAGCGTGTCGCCGGGATGCGGACGCTGCCCATGGGAGTCGACCAACGGTCGGCGTGCCGACATCCGGACTGGACGGGACCGGACGATCTCGCGATCAAGATCATCGAGCTGCGTGAGATCACCAACTGGGAGAAGCCCATCTACGTCAAGGTCGGTGCCACCCGCACCTACTACGACGTGAAACTGGCCGTCAAAGCCGGCGCCGACGTCGTTGTCGTCGACGGTATGCAGGGCGGAACCGCCGCCACCCAGGACGTGTTCATCGAACACGTCGGCATCCCGACGCTCGCAGCGATTCCACAGGCAGTCCAAGCGCTGCAAGAGATGGGTCAGCACCGACGGTCGAGCGGAGCGAGGGGAGAAAGTGGATCAGTCCAGCTCATCGTCTCCGGCGGCATCCGTTCGGGCGCCGACGTCGCCAAGGCCATGGCTCTCGGTGCCGACGCCGTCGCGATCGGTACCGCTGCGCTCATTGCGCTGGGCGACAACAACCCTCGGTATGCAAAGGAGTATCAAGAGCTCGGTAGCGACGCCGGCTTCTACGACGACTTCCAGGCCGGTCGCGACCCCGCCGGGATCACCACCCAGGACCCGGAACTGTCCAAGAATCTCGATCCCGTCGAGGGCGGACGGCGACTCGCCAACTACCTGCGGGTGTTGACCATGGAGGCCCAAACCCTCGCACGCGCCTGCGGCAAGTCGCATCTGCGCAACCTCGAACCAGAGGACCTGGTGGCACTGACCGTCGAATCGTCGGCGATGGCTCGCGTGCCGCTGGCGGGCACCACCTGGATCCCTGGGAAGATGTGA
- a CDS encoding glutamine amidotransferase family protein — translation MCGIVGLHLRDRALYPELGALLTGMLDQMCDRGPDSAGMSIYGDPTWSPEGHATVSLLENPLSASDLASALTTALGVEATVIDLEPTTVLHAAVPSDELVAAVRGVAPAARIIGFGSEVTVLKGMGNPTELAHRFGLPNASGWQGVAHTRMATESAVTAEGSHPFSVGTDQCLVHNGSFSNHMSIKHELERSGVVFDSQNDTEVGARFIAKQLAEGVDLEKSLLMLNETFDGFYTLLVSNKDSFAVVRDPISCKPAVIAETDRWVAMASEYRALAGLPGVDTARIFEPEPEEVYVWHRQ, via the coding sequence ATGTGTGGAATCGTGGGTTTGCACCTACGTGACCGGGCTCTGTACCCAGAACTGGGCGCACTGCTGACCGGCATGCTCGACCAGATGTGCGATCGCGGCCCCGACTCGGCCGGCATGTCCATCTACGGTGACCCGACGTGGTCGCCCGAGGGCCACGCCACCGTTTCCCTACTCGAGAACCCACTCTCGGCGTCCGACCTGGCGTCGGCTCTGACCACCGCGCTCGGCGTCGAGGCGACAGTCATCGACCTCGAGCCGACCACTGTGCTCCACGCGGCCGTTCCGTCCGATGAGCTCGTCGCGGCGGTGCGCGGTGTGGCACCGGCGGCGCGGATCATCGGCTTCGGTAGCGAGGTCACGGTCCTCAAGGGAATGGGCAATCCGACCGAGCTCGCCCACCGCTTCGGCCTACCGAACGCCTCGGGCTGGCAGGGCGTCGCTCACACCCGTATGGCGACCGAATCGGCTGTCACCGCTGAAGGTTCGCACCCCTTCTCTGTCGGCACGGACCAGTGCCTGGTGCACAACGGATCGTTCTCCAATCACATGAGCATCAAGCACGAACTCGAACGCAGTGGTGTTGTGTTCGACAGTCAGAACGACACCGAGGTCGGCGCACGGTTCATCGCCAAGCAACTCGCCGAGGGTGTCGATCTCGAGAAGTCGCTGCTGATGCTCAACGAGACCTTCGACGGTTTCTACACACTGTTGGTCTCGAACAAGGACTCGTTCGCCGTGGTCCGCGACCCCATCTCATGCAAGCCCGCCGTCATCGCCGAAACCGACCGCTGGGTCGCGATGGCCTCTGAATACCGTGCGCTGGCAGGACTGCCCGGCGTCGACACCGCCCGCATTTTCGAACCCGAACCAGAAGAGGTGTACGTATGGCACCGTCAGTGA
- a CDS encoding helix-turn-helix domain-containing protein: MTLPEPAFSPGVVEDTTPREVCDHDGAGPLELLIGSQTRRLRISAGLSVSEMAAATGISKSMLSKIENAQTSCSLATLSKLAAALDVPVTSLFRGEKTQRESVFTRAGTGAEIVGRGTRAGHHYELLGALRGQHRRLEAVVVTLREQTTSTPRFQHPGTELLHMLEGEMVYGHDNSEYTLHAGDSLLLDGEGVHGPTELTQLPIRFLAVTAYPDNYSE, translated from the coding sequence GTGACCCTGCCCGAACCCGCCTTCTCGCCGGGTGTCGTCGAGGACACGACCCCTCGCGAAGTGTGCGACCACGACGGCGCCGGTCCGCTCGAATTGCTGATCGGGTCCCAGACCCGGCGGCTGCGGATCAGCGCCGGCCTCTCGGTCAGCGAGATGGCGGCCGCCACCGGGATCTCGAAGTCGATGCTGTCGAAAATCGAGAACGCCCAGACCTCCTGCAGTCTGGCGACATTGTCGAAACTGGCCGCAGCACTCGACGTACCGGTCACCTCACTCTTCCGTGGCGAAAAGACCCAACGCGAGTCGGTGTTCACTCGTGCCGGAACCGGCGCCGAGATCGTCGGACGCGGAACACGGGCAGGCCATCACTACGAACTGCTCGGAGCGTTGCGTGGGCAGCATCGGCGGCTCGAGGCTGTCGTCGTGACGCTGCGCGAGCAGACGACATCCACCCCACGCTTTCAGCATCCGGGAACCGAGCTGCTCCACATGCTCGAGGGCGAGATGGTCTACGGCCACGACAACTCCGAGTACACCCTGCACGCCGGCGACTCCTTGCTGCTCGACGGCGAAGGTGTGCATGGCCCAACCGAACTCACGCAACTGCCGATCCGATTCCTCGCCGTCACCGCGTATCCCGACAACTACTCAGAATGA
- a CDS encoding allantoate amidohydrolase, translating to MTAFDSMWASILDVGRATTGGYRRFAWNDADMTLREWFTGAATDRGMSVEEDRNGNLWAWWMPGGWKGDPTDAFVTGSHLDSVPDGGAYDGPLGVVSSFIAIDIVRDRGIVPTKPIGVTAFSDEEGARFGVACVGSQLTTGALTPGRALGLRDADGVTLAEALTRSGRDPSHLGADPTLTDRVGVYVELHVEQGRGLDLVDQPIAVASSIWPHGRWFFSFTGEANHAGATRLVDRRDPMLAFASSVHTARSAATLHDAVATFGKVRVLPNGANAIPSEVLAWLDARAADESTLTAMVEQISAEARKYADADGIGLAVEAESITPIVEFPADTRQRLQTALGHLGDIPVLPTAAGHDAGILSAKVPTAMLFVRNPTGVSHSPLEFAEAADCHRGAEALADVMAEWVQESSAGQPSNDFSTS from the coding sequence ATGACCGCGTTCGATTCCATGTGGGCATCAATACTCGATGTCGGTCGCGCCACGACCGGCGGCTACCGTCGCTTCGCATGGAACGACGCCGACATGACGTTGCGCGAGTGGTTCACCGGCGCCGCCACCGACCGCGGTATGTCCGTCGAAGAAGACCGGAACGGGAACCTCTGGGCGTGGTGGATGCCGGGCGGCTGGAAAGGCGATCCGACCGACGCCTTCGTCACCGGGTCGCATCTCGATTCGGTGCCCGACGGCGGCGCGTACGACGGACCACTCGGAGTCGTGTCCTCGTTCATCGCGATCGACATCGTGCGAGATCGCGGGATCGTACCCACCAAACCGATTGGTGTCACGGCATTCTCGGACGAAGAGGGTGCACGGTTCGGCGTGGCTTGCGTGGGGTCGCAATTGACCACCGGCGCACTCACGCCGGGGCGTGCACTGGGGCTCCGCGACGCCGACGGAGTCACGCTGGCCGAGGCGCTCACCCGGTCCGGCCGTGATCCGTCACACCTCGGTGCCGATCCCACACTGACCGACCGCGTCGGGGTCTACGTCGAGCTGCATGTTGAGCAGGGCCGGGGTCTCGATCTGGTCGATCAGCCGATCGCTGTCGCGTCGTCGATCTGGCCGCATGGGCGGTGGTTTTTCAGCTTCACCGGTGAGGCCAACCATGCCGGTGCCACCCGATTGGTCGACCGCCGCGATCCAATGCTCGCGTTCGCGTCGTCGGTCCACACCGCCCGCAGCGCGGCAACCCTGCACGACGCCGTCGCCACGTTCGGCAAAGTCCGGGTACTACCCAACGGCGCCAACGCCATCCCGTCCGAGGTCCTCGCCTGGCTCGACGCCCGCGCCGCCGACGAATCGACGTTGACCGCGATGGTCGAGCAGATCTCAGCCGAGGCCCGGAAGTACGCCGACGCAGACGGCATCGGCCTGGCCGTCGAAGCGGAGTCGATCACCCCGATCGTCGAATTCCCCGCCGACACACGGCAACGCCTGCAAACCGCGCTCGGTCACCTCGGCGACATTCCGGTGCTCCCGACCGCCGCCGGACACGACGCCGGCATTCTCTCCGCGAAAGTACCCACCGCGATGCTCTTCGTCCGGAATCCGACTGGGGTGTCGCACTCGCCGCTCGAATTCGCAGAAGCCGCGGACTGCCATCGTGGTGCCGAGGCACTGGCAGATGTGATGGCGGAGTGGGTTCAAGAGTCGAGCGCTGGCCAACCCTCCAACGATTTCTCCACTAGCTAA
- a CDS encoding CdaR family transcriptional regulator yields MATVGDFVTRVGLGSLMPGSTDRIQDRTVATVVEMTTPGPLNLDDGSVVYVPSTSWSFLTTPETLPSQLKSAGALAVVVNNDDLKLPPEFVEACVHASIPVLLLPKSKTLDELRAALAGETAGVDTRDVHISDLDAIRGALNGFTAGTGTEAWVVMEGAVVSSSPVNIAHLIKILARKPIVLQQSICAMTTLNVPLPASGHTLAIANPSRSALDLIGIESLAREIDTYAQAIEVKRSARRQIETALVRELIEANVASATLDPWVGSFDLLPGSRVRAIAAVLPESMKSETEEVGNALRDLGLLDGGICVTGAHGGCAYALITLPDGEFGRSDEITGFEHQLKLLADLFEFRHQQALSLGVSSCVLRGSDDLVRGLINARQLADRQARSTVAEMDEIPLAVPLSATLLAAEPELAAVLGRALLQPVIDYDREKGTSYLESLRTFLALDCQWATTATELGIHINTLRYRLKRIERLTGRGLHTTADRSDYYLALCLRESPGSG; encoded by the coding sequence ATGGCCACGGTTGGTGACTTCGTCACCCGTGTCGGCCTCGGGTCTTTGATGCCAGGTTCCACCGACCGGATCCAGGACCGCACGGTCGCGACGGTTGTCGAGATGACGACGCCGGGTCCGTTGAATCTCGACGACGGGTCCGTGGTCTACGTGCCGTCGACCTCGTGGTCATTCCTGACAACACCGGAAACGCTTCCTTCGCAGCTCAAGTCAGCGGGGGCGTTGGCCGTCGTGGTCAACAACGACGATCTGAAACTCCCGCCCGAGTTCGTCGAAGCCTGCGTCCACGCGTCTATTCCGGTCCTTCTCCTGCCGAAGTCCAAGACGTTGGATGAGCTGAGAGCTGCTCTGGCGGGAGAGACCGCTGGCGTCGACACCCGCGATGTCCACATCTCCGACCTCGATGCGATCCGCGGAGCGCTGAACGGTTTCACCGCGGGCACCGGGACCGAAGCGTGGGTCGTCATGGAAGGCGCCGTGGTGTCCAGTTCACCGGTCAACATCGCTCACCTGATCAAGATCCTTGCGCGTAAACCAATTGTGTTGCAGCAGAGCATTTGTGCAATGACCACGCTCAACGTTCCGCTACCTGCATCTGGTCACACACTGGCGATCGCGAATCCGAGCCGTTCCGCGCTGGACCTCATCGGTATCGAGAGTCTCGCCCGCGAGATCGATACCTACGCCCAGGCCATCGAGGTGAAGCGGTCAGCTCGACGACAGATCGAAACCGCGCTGGTCCGAGAACTGATCGAGGCCAACGTCGCTTCTGCCACCCTTGATCCGTGGGTGGGGTCATTTGATCTCTTGCCAGGGAGCCGTGTCCGGGCAATCGCAGCCGTCCTACCCGAATCCATGAAGTCCGAAACCGAGGAAGTCGGCAATGCTCTGCGCGACCTGGGTTTACTCGATGGCGGTATCTGCGTCACCGGTGCACACGGTGGCTGCGCGTACGCGCTGATCACACTGCCCGACGGCGAATTCGGGAGATCAGACGAGATCACCGGATTCGAGCACCAATTGAAGCTTCTGGCGGACCTGTTCGAGTTCCGACACCAGCAGGCTCTGTCTCTGGGGGTCAGTTCCTGCGTTCTCCGAGGCAGCGACGATCTGGTTCGCGGCTTGATCAACGCACGACAGCTTGCTGATCGTCAGGCGCGATCGACAGTCGCCGAGATGGACGAGATTCCACTGGCCGTGCCACTGTCGGCAACGTTGCTCGCCGCCGAACCCGAACTAGCGGCGGTTCTGGGCCGGGCGCTGCTGCAGCCGGTCATCGACTACGACCGGGAGAAAGGCACCAGTTATCTGGAGTCGCTTCGAACGTTCCTGGCGTTGGACTGTCAATGGGCCACCACCGCCACGGAATTGGGTATTCACATCAACACGCTCCGATACCGGCTCAAACGTATCGAAAGACTGACCGGACGTGGGCTGCACACGACGGCCGACCGCTCGGACTACTACTTGGCCCTGTGTTTGCGAGAATCACCCGGGAGCGGCTAG